One window from the genome of Dyadobacter sp. CECT 9275 encodes:
- a CDS encoding methyltransferase family protein, translating to MRKLKDMVFVSVQLVLFGLYTFMPSLLTFSVNRVGEIAGGLLALAGLIVILISVYQIRRSLTPFPSPVKNGQLITSGLYRYIRHPIYSGIIMAAAGYGLHTADTIKVIIALFLWLLFYFKSKYEERMLMAFYDDYSRYSSGTYRFFPFL from the coding sequence ATGAGAAAACTCAAAGATATGGTCTTTGTCAGCGTTCAACTTGTTTTGTTTGGGTTGTACACTTTTATGCCTTCTCTGCTGACATTTTCAGTGAACAGGGTTGGCGAAATTGCAGGAGGACTACTGGCACTGGCAGGTCTGATTGTAATACTCATATCGGTATATCAGATCAGAAGGAGCCTGACCCCTTTTCCGTCTCCTGTAAAAAACGGGCAACTTATCACCTCCGGATTATACCGGTACATACGCCACCCGATTTATTCAGGGATCATTATGGCCGCCGCCGGGTATGGACTTCATACCGCTGATACAATTAAAGTAATCATTGCCCTGTTTCTTTGGCTGCTTTTTTACTTTAAATCAAAATATGAAGAGAGAATGCTGATGGCTTTTTATGATGATTACAGCCGGTACAGCAGCGGCACCTACCGCTTTTTTCCATTTTTATAA
- a CDS encoding NAD(P)/FAD-dependent oxidoreductase yields the protein MMKNHFQILVVGGGNGGISVAARLLNHDSKLDIGIIEPSDKHYYQPAWTLVGGGAYDIKKTVRDQADCIPEKAHWIKDRVVTFEPDQNALTCADSGRITYDYLVVAPGIQLDWGKIKGLQENLGQFGVCSNYTFASAPYTWQTLRSIKRPVKAIFTAPNTPIKCGGAPQKIMYLAADYLKKQGLLSKSEVHFYSGGGVIFGVKKYADVLNQVVANYGIHTHFNHNLTEIDGRNQMAFFETRDQDGEIRQVVQKFDMLHVTPPQSAPDFIKNSPLAVIGNPLGWVDLDKDTLQHNRFRNVFGLGDAGSTPNSKTGAAIRKQAPVLVKNLLALMQGQALGQVYTGYGSCPLVTGYGKLVLAEFDYNNNPMETFPFNQAKERYSMWLLKTKVLPWLYWNKILKGTA from the coding sequence ATGATGAAAAATCACTTTCAGATTTTGGTTGTCGGTGGTGGCAACGGGGGAATTTCAGTTGCAGCCCGGTTATTGAACCATGACAGTAAGCTCGATATCGGTATCATTGAACCGTCCGATAAACATTATTACCAGCCTGCGTGGACGCTTGTAGGTGGAGGGGCTTATGATATAAAAAAAACGGTCAGGGATCAGGCAGACTGCATTCCCGAAAAGGCGCATTGGATCAAAGACCGGGTTGTGACTTTTGAGCCGGACCAAAATGCACTTACCTGTGCGGATAGTGGTAGAATTACCTATGATTATCTGGTGGTAGCACCTGGTATTCAGCTGGACTGGGGCAAAATCAAGGGGCTCCAGGAGAATCTGGGTCAGTTTGGTGTATGCAGCAATTATACTTTTGCGTCTGCGCCCTATACCTGGCAGACATTACGCAGTATCAAGCGCCCGGTTAAGGCCATATTTACGGCACCCAATACACCGATAAAATGCGGCGGAGCTCCGCAAAAAATTATGTACCTGGCTGCGGATTACCTTAAAAAACAGGGTCTTCTATCAAAGTCTGAGGTGCACTTTTATAGTGGCGGTGGCGTAATATTCGGGGTGAAAAAATACGCTGATGTGCTAAATCAGGTGGTGGCAAATTACGGAATACATACGCATTTTAATCACAACCTGACTGAAATAGACGGCCGCAACCAGATGGCTTTTTTTGAAACCAGGGATCAGGACGGAGAAATCCGGCAGGTGGTCCAGAAATTTGATATGCTCCATGTAACGCCGCCGCAATCAGCACCTGATTTCATAAAAAACAGTCCTTTGGCAGTTATTGGTAACCCTCTTGGCTGGGTTGACCTGGATAAGGATACTTTGCAGCACAATCGTTTCAGGAACGTTTTTGGTCTGGGGGATGCAGGCAGTACACCTAATTCCAAAACCGGCGCAGCCATTCGTAAGCAGGCACCCGTTCTGGTCAAAAACCTGCTTGCGCTGATGCAGGGACAGGCATTGGGGCAGGTTTATACTGGGTATGGTTCTTGTCCGCTTGTTACCGGTTACGGAAAGCTGGTTCTGGCCGAATTCGACTATAATAACAATCCCATGGAAACCTTTCCATTTAATCAGGCTAAGGAAAGATATAGTATGTGGCTTCTGAAGACCAAAGTACTTCCATGGCTTTACTGGAATAAAATTTTAAAAGGAACAGCTTAA
- a CDS encoding AraC family transcriptional regulator translates to MEKSKNKLPVFCLGMYPACRENELFYMIKLEELSKSVKGVDRPHSHSFYMLMIVLNGSGKHHIDLHSYDIEKGQVYFLSPGQVHSWELSDDIAGYSLFFESNFLTNQYPERLYTYSFFNSKGWSPLIELEDEAELISLLFHQAYSEFENHQARRNQVILSFLNILLEKADRIYLRQFSDHTYLPGHALVQRYEQEIDRHYRSHKEVMYYAGLLSVSPNHLNFLCKSVLGKTASQLIYERIGMEAQRLLVHTGVAIKEVATALNFEDPSYFNRFFKKQFGMSPSEFKQIS, encoded by the coding sequence ATGGAAAAATCAAAAAATAAGTTACCGGTATTTTGTCTTGGCATGTATCCTGCCTGCCGGGAGAACGAGCTATTTTATATGATTAAGCTTGAAGAATTGTCAAAAAGCGTAAAAGGTGTTGATCGGCCACATTCCCATTCTTTTTATATGCTGATGATTGTCCTGAATGGTTCTGGTAAGCACCATATCGATCTTCATAGCTATGATATTGAAAAAGGTCAGGTATATTTTCTGAGTCCGGGCCAGGTCCATAGCTGGGAACTGAGTGATGACATTGCAGGATACAGCCTCTTTTTTGAAAGTAATTTTCTTACCAATCAGTATCCTGAGCGCCTTTATACCTATTCTTTTTTTAATTCAAAGGGCTGGTCTCCGCTTATAGAGCTGGAAGATGAGGCGGAATTAATTTCACTATTGTTTCACCAGGCTTACAGTGAATTTGAAAACCATCAGGCGCGTAGAAATCAGGTTATTTTATCTTTCCTTAACATACTGTTGGAAAAGGCAGACCGTATCTATCTTAGACAATTTTCGGATCATACATACCTCCCGGGGCATGCGCTTGTGCAGCGTTACGAACAGGAAATTGATCGGCATTATCGAAGTCATAAAGAGGTAATGTACTATGCCGGACTTTTGAGTGTTTCGCCAAACCATCTTAATTTCCTTTGCAAGAGCGTCCTGGGTAAAACCGCAAGCCAGCTGATTTATGAAAGAATAGGAATGGAAGCGCAGCGCTTACTGGTTCATACCGGAGTAGCAATTAAAGAAGTTGCCACAGCGCTTAATTTTGAAGACCCGTCTTATTTTAACCGTTTTTTCAAAAAGCAGTTTGGTATGTCTCCTTCTGAGTTCAAACAAATTTCATGA
- a CDS encoding YeeE/YedE family protein has translation MLELIRQPWPWYISGFAISLIMAMLLYFGKSFGFSSNLRTICSISGAGQKVKFFDFNWRKEIWNLLFLVGSVIGGYIVSQWLSTPDPMQLSASTINDLKGLGIHFDGGLNPSQLFGKDFATSPKGFFILLTGGALVGFGSRYAGGCTSGHAISGLSNLQVPSLVAVIGFFIGGLVMTYFLFPLIF, from the coding sequence ATGTTAGAATTGATAAGACAACCCTGGCCGTGGTATATCTCTGGCTTTGCCATCAGTCTGATCATGGCCATGCTTTTATACTTTGGAAAATCCTTTGGGTTTTCTTCTAATCTGAGAACGATCTGTTCCATTTCCGGAGCGGGGCAGAAAGTCAAATTTTTTGATTTTAACTGGCGCAAGGAAATATGGAACCTGTTATTTTTAGTGGGGTCGGTTATCGGGGGCTACATTGTTTCCCAATGGTTAAGCACCCCCGATCCGATGCAATTGTCGGCCTCTACGATTAATGACCTGAAAGGGCTGGGGATTCACTTTGATGGCGGACTTAATCCCTCCCAGCTCTTTGGCAAGGATTTCGCCACATCTCCAAAAGGATTTTTCATCCTGCTGACCGGAGGCGCGCTCGTAGGTTTCGGCTCACGGTATGCCGGGGGCTGTACATCCGGACACGCCATCAGCGGGCTTTCTAATTTACAGGTTCCTTCCCTTGTTGCTGTGATTGGTTTTTTCATCGGAGGCCTCGTGATGACGTATTTTCTGTTCCCATTAATTTTCTAA
- a CDS encoding DUF6691 family protein produces the protein MKGLKFILTGILFGVIMAKSEAVSWYRIQEMFRFQSFQMYGIIGTAVVLGTIFVFLIKKFNIKDFSGEPIEFKDKDKNWSRYLIGGSIFGLGWALTGACPGPMFVNLGYGYWPMLIVIAGALGGTYAYGIVKTWLPH, from the coding sequence ATGAAAGGTTTAAAATTTATTTTGACTGGTATTCTATTCGGGGTGATCATGGCCAAATCTGAGGCTGTTTCCTGGTACCGTATTCAGGAAATGTTCAGGTTCCAATCCTTTCAGATGTATGGGATCATTGGAACGGCAGTCGTATTAGGAACCATTTTTGTATTTCTGATCAAAAAATTCAACATCAAAGATTTCAGTGGGGAACCGATAGAATTTAAGGATAAAGACAAAAACTGGTCGCGTTATTTGATTGGCGGATCGATATTCGGATTGGGCTGGGCATTGACAGGGGCATGCCCGGGACCGATGTTTGTCAATCTGGGTTACGGTTACTGGCCGATGCTCATTGTTATTGCAGGAGCCCTTGGCGGAACTTATGCCTATGGAATTGTTAAAACATGGCTTCCACACTAA
- a CDS encoding sulfite exporter TauE/SafE family protein, with protein sequence MEILAYVASVLIGISLGLIGGGGSILTVPVLVYLFGISPLLSTSYSLFIVGSTSLIGAFNSYKKGAVSVRTALLFGVSSITTVFVTRKFLIPLIPKQLFKIGDFQVTEPILTMILFALLMMGASFGMISREVQKTQHPDKAGDNYIRLFVFGVGIGLTTGLLGAGGGFLLIPTLVLLLGMPMKKAVGTSLLIIALNSLIGFAGDIGHFEIDWPFLLRITGIAIAGILFGGMISKYINSDQLKKGFGWFILVMGIYIITHEIIAL encoded by the coding sequence ATGGAAATTTTAGCTTACGTAGCGTCGGTACTTATTGGAATTTCACTGGGCCTGATCGGCGGGGGAGGGTCAATTTTGACTGTACCGGTACTGGTGTACTTATTTGGGATCTCGCCACTTTTGTCGACGTCTTATTCGTTATTTATCGTAGGTTCAACGAGTCTGATAGGTGCATTCAATAGTTATAAAAAGGGGGCTGTAAGTGTGCGGACCGCACTTTTATTTGGCGTATCCTCCATAACGACTGTGTTTGTGACAAGAAAGTTTCTGATCCCGTTGATTCCAAAACAGCTGTTTAAAATTGGCGATTTTCAGGTAACTGAGCCGATCTTAACGATGATCCTGTTTGCATTATTGATGATGGGAGCCTCTTTTGGCATGATCAGCAGGGAGGTACAGAAAACACAGCACCCGGATAAAGCAGGCGATAACTATATCAGACTTTTTGTATTTGGTGTCGGAATCGGGTTGACGACAGGTCTTCTTGGTGCGGGTGGCGGTTTTTTATTGATCCCCACACTTGTCCTGCTTTTGGGGATGCCCATGAAAAAGGCAGTGGGTACCTCACTTTTGATCATTGCGTTAAATTCCTTAATCGGCTTTGCAGGAGATATCGGGCATTTTGAAATTGACTGGCCGTTTCTTCTGAGAATCACTGGAATTGCCATCGCTGGCATCCTGTTTGGTGGCATGATAAGTAAGTATATCAATTCAGATCAGCTGAAAAAAGGGTTCGGATGGTTCATACTGGTGATGGGAATCTATATTATTACACATGAGATCATAGCGCTGTAA
- a CDS encoding cytochrome c oxidase subunit I, protein MENPDNIPVSAQITDHQIEHSQSFWTKYIFSTDHKVIAKQFLFSGIFWALIGGAASMVIRLQLGFPTMNLGWLRPVLGKWISDGGKLDPSMYLGLVTMHGAIMMFFVLTAGLSGTFSNLLIPLQIGARDMASGFMNMLSYWFFFAASVVLFSSFFLQTGPAMGGWTVYPPLSAMPQAISGSGMGMSLYLLSFALFVISTLLGSINYITTVINLRTRGMSFNRLPLTIWSFLITAVIGLMSFPVLLSAFLLLFMDRSFGTSFFLSDIYINGQALPNVGGSPILYQHLFWFLGHPEVYIIFLPALGLTSDIIATNSRKPIFGYRAMIASMMAIMFLSFIVWAHHMFVTGMNPFLGSVFMFLTLIIAVPSAVKGFNYITTLWRGNIIFTPAMLFSIGMVSFLFSGGVTGAILGNSALDIQLHDTYFVVAHFHLIMGSASFFGMMAGIYHWFPKMFGRMMNRTLGQIHFWITFVGVYMTFIPMHYLGIAGFPRRYYAFTSYDFTTKFVDMNAFISAAAILTFIAQFIFLFNFIKSIFLGKKASLNPWNSNTLEWTTPLLPGHGNWPGKIPFVYRWPYDYSKPGAEQDFIPQNIPYSQTPGSNFPHENELISTQEPLITNFVTKEKH, encoded by the coding sequence ATGGAGAATCCAGACAACATTCCCGTAAGTGCTCAGATAACAGATCACCAAATCGAACATAGCCAGAGCTTTTGGACGAAATATATTTTCAGCACAGACCATAAGGTCATTGCCAAGCAGTTCCTTTTTTCCGGAATTTTCTGGGCACTGATTGGAGGCGCTGCTTCTATGGTCATCAGACTCCAGTTAGGTTTTCCTACAATGAATCTGGGGTGGCTAAGACCAGTTTTAGGGAAATGGATTAGCGACGGCGGGAAACTTGATCCCTCTATGTATTTGGGACTGGTAACAATGCATGGAGCTATTATGATGTTTTTCGTTCTGACGGCAGGGTTGAGCGGGACATTCAGTAATCTTCTTATCCCGCTTCAAATCGGAGCACGCGACATGGCTTCCGGGTTTATGAACATGCTTTCCTACTGGTTTTTCTTTGCGGCCAGCGTTGTCTTATTTTCTTCTTTTTTTCTTCAGACAGGTCCCGCTATGGGAGGGTGGACGGTTTACCCACCTTTAAGCGCGATGCCGCAGGCCATTTCAGGCTCAGGCATGGGGATGTCTCTTTATCTTCTATCGTTCGCTCTCTTTGTGATTTCAACACTGTTGGGATCCATAAATTATATTACGACCGTCATAAATCTGAGAACAAGGGGAATGTCTTTTAATCGGTTACCGCTGACAATATGGTCTTTTTTAATTACGGCTGTTATAGGATTGATGTCCTTTCCTGTTTTGTTATCTGCGTTTTTACTTCTTTTCATGGACCGAAGTTTTGGGACAAGTTTTTTTCTTTCGGACATATATATCAATGGACAAGCATTACCTAATGTGGGAGGATCTCCGATATTGTATCAGCATTTGTTCTGGTTTCTTGGTCATCCCGAGGTTTATATTATTTTTCTGCCTGCACTTGGGCTTACGTCTGATATCATTGCGACCAATTCGCGAAAGCCGATTTTTGGGTACAGGGCGATGATCGCCTCGATGATGGCCATCATGTTTTTATCGTTTATTGTCTGGGCTCACCATATGTTTGTAACCGGGATGAACCCATTTCTTGGATCCGTATTCATGTTTCTGACACTTATCATCGCGGTCCCGTCCGCAGTTAAGGGATTCAATTACATTACGACGCTGTGGCGTGGGAATATTATTTTTACGCCAGCGATGTTATTTTCCATAGGCATGGTATCATTCCTGTTTTCGGGAGGTGTCACAGGTGCAATACTTGGAAACTCGGCACTGGACATACAGCTGCACGATACTTATTTTGTTGTAGCTCATTTTCACCTGATCATGGGGTCTGCGTCTTTCTTTGGCATGATGGCAGGTATCTATCACTGGTTCCCAAAGATGTTTGGCCGGATGATGAACAGAACACTGGGCCAGATTCATTTCTGGATTACTTTTGTTGGTGTCTACATGACTTTTATTCCGATGCATTATTTGGGCATAGCCGGATTTCCGCGCCGTTATTATGCATTTACCAGCTATGATTTCACGACCAAATTTGTTGATATGAATGCCTTTATCAGTGCGGCCGCCATTCTGACTTTTATAGCACAGTTTATTTTTCTGTTCAATTTTATCAAAAGCATCTTCCTGGGAAAGAAGGCATCGCTAAACCCATGGAACTCGAATACATTGGAGTGGACTACGCCATTGTTGCCAGGTCATGGAAACTGGCCTGGAAAAATTCCCTTTGTTTACCGTTGGCCGTACGATTATAGTAAGCCTGGCGCCGAGCAGGATTTTATCCCGCAAAACATCCCTTACTCTCAGACGCCAGGTTCAAACTTTCCTCATGAAAACGAGTTGATCAGCACACAGGAGCCGTTGATTACTAATTTTGTGACCAAAGAAAAACATTAG
- a CDS encoding MBL fold metallo-hydrolase, with protein MKIQQFEDKFLAHYSYAILSECESKVVLIDPGRNPEPYYDFAKQHYAEIIAVIETHSHADFVSSHLEIAQTTCAAIYASKKIEAKYELTPFDEGDVLAFGKIVLKAINTPGHSDDSISVLLEHDGKPKYLFSGDTLFIGDCGRPDLRESGGNMDAQREKLAAKMYYSLRDKLMLLPDDVILYPAHGAGTLCGKALSDAATSTMGEQKAGNWSLQPMSEEAFVKELTSDQPFIPAYFPFDVELNKKGASGFVDSTAQVKVSDSKTDQLETGIWIVDSRSQQDFKKGHLSGSINIMDAAKFETWLGSMIDPSEEFYLAAQDRETLERLIGRTASIGYETKIREAFVLTSGEQIMQPLDLENFKENQEQYTIVDIRNASEVSANKIFSSSLAIPLADLRSRIDEIPLDKPIAVHCAGGYRSAIGSSLIASLVGAHIPVFDIGEHIKEFDQQPAAH; from the coding sequence ATGAAGATCCAACAGTTTGAAGATAAATTTCTGGCGCATTACAGTTATGCCATTCTGAGCGAGTGTGAATCAAAAGTGGTATTGATCGATCCGGGGCGTAACCCGGAGCCGTATTATGATTTTGCAAAGCAGCATTATGCTGAGATTATTGCCGTTATAGAAACGCATTCCCATGCTGATTTTGTGAGTAGTCATCTGGAGATTGCTCAGACGACCTGTGCTGCCATTTATGCGAGTAAAAAAATCGAGGCTAAATATGAACTAACACCTTTTGACGAGGGAGATGTGCTGGCCTTTGGAAAGATTGTTTTGAAGGCCATCAACACGCCCGGCCATTCGGATGATAGTATATCGGTTCTTTTAGAGCATGATGGTAAACCCAAATATTTGTTCAGCGGGGACACCCTGTTCATTGGAGATTGTGGCCGACCGGATCTGAGAGAGTCTGGGGGAAACATGGACGCGCAAAGAGAAAAGCTGGCGGCCAAAATGTATTATTCACTTCGAGACAAACTGATGCTTTTGCCTGACGATGTGATCCTGTATCCGGCGCATGGAGCGGGCACTTTATGCGGAAAGGCTTTAAGTGATGCCGCCACCAGCACGATGGGGGAGCAAAAGGCAGGAAACTGGTCACTTCAACCCATGAGCGAAGAGGCTTTTGTAAAGGAGCTGACATCTGACCAGCCTTTTATCCCAGCCTATTTTCCTTTTGATGTTGAATTGAATAAAAAAGGGGCGTCCGGATTTGTTGATAGTACCGCTCAGGTAAAGGTTTCGGATTCAAAAACTGATCAGCTGGAAACTGGTATATGGATTGTAGACAGCCGCAGCCAGCAGGATTTTAAAAAGGGTCATCTGTCCGGATCGATCAATATCATGGATGCAGCCAAGTTTGAGACCTGGCTGGGAAGCATGATAGATCCTTCGGAGGAGTTTTATCTGGCTGCCCAGGATAGAGAAACCTTGGAGAGGCTTATAGGGCGCACGGCATCCATCGGGTACGAAACCAAAATCCGGGAAGCTTTTGTGTTAACAAGTGGAGAGCAAATCATGCAGCCCTTGGATCTGGAAAATTTTAAAGAAAACCAGGAACAGTATACGATTGTTGATATACGGAACGCCTCGGAAGTATCGGCGAATAAAATTTTCAGCAGTAGTCTCGCGATCCCACTGGCTGATTTAAGAAGCAGGATTGACGAAATACCTCTTGATAAACCCATCGCTGTGCACTGTGCGGGCGGATACCGAAGTGCGATCGGCAGTTCGTTGATCGCTTCTTTGGTCGGAGCGCATATCCCCGTATTTGACATCGGTGAGCACATTAAAGAATTTGATCAGCAGCCGGCAGCTCATTAA
- a CDS encoding YgaP family membrane protein has product MKTNMGVFDRVFRILIAVAILILYFTHIISGTVAVVLLVVTGIFILTSFIGFCPLYRTFGLHTNKSND; this is encoded by the coding sequence ATGAAAACGAACATGGGAGTATTTGACCGGGTTTTCCGCATACTGATTGCAGTCGCTATTTTGATTCTTTATTTCACCCATATCATTTCTGGTACCGTAGCGGTGGTTCTGCTGGTTGTGACCGGCATTTTTATCCTCACGAGCTTTATTGGTTTTTGCCCGTTATATAGAACATTCGGTCTTCACACCAACAAATCAAACGATTAA
- a CDS encoding TolC family protein — protein MIRHKLCLSGLLLVLVSSSLHAQTGLRLSEIWDMTLSDYPVIDLKEAQLEESRVVKQLTRNNNFLPSVQLQLQNSMGSYQSSSGSFFPLPGVINTNGRASTLPGQPVAAFNTFGSVVADWKFFEFGRKTLAMKAADQGIERATSDLNAQQLKLRARSTQLYLNILNSKVNLIWALENAARTKQIFELSASLSAAGLKPGADSSLALSSYQQTLSAQEQWTAKLGSDLTELTALAQKADTAQGLAYGPYLNAATFRDDQIQISANHPYLQVLESTVEYGRTQAALAGRRGLPTVSAIGGLALRGSGIGPDGLVDNRLAAGYNNGAANYLVGLAVTFNITDAFNSSLESKRIAQKVRADQASYTIQKLDLETNLSSVTKRIAGQKKQIVNVTAAVKNARLAYDLYMSRYESGLISLTELLQIQSILQLAEKNNIDAHQQLWEQILVESEATGDFSYLQNQFN, from the coding sequence ATGATAAGGCATAAGCTTTGTCTGTCAGGCCTTTTACTGGTGCTTGTCAGTTCTTCTTTGCATGCACAAACCGGTCTGAGACTCTCCGAAATCTGGGACATGACTCTTTCGGACTACCCTGTTATCGATTTGAAAGAGGCGCAATTGGAAGAGTCCCGGGTTGTAAAGCAGCTTACCAGAAATAATAACTTTTTGCCCTCCGTGCAATTGCAGCTCCAGAATTCTATGGGAAGCTACCAGAGCAGCAGCGGCTCCTTTTTTCCATTGCCGGGCGTGATCAACACCAATGGCAGGGCTTCCACGCTGCCCGGACAACCTGTGGCAGCTTTCAATACCTTCGGTTCGGTAGTGGCAGACTGGAAATTTTTTGAATTCGGCAGAAAAACTTTGGCCATGAAGGCCGCTGATCAGGGGATTGAGCGTGCAACAAGTGATCTGAATGCGCAGCAGCTGAAACTCAGAGCCCGGTCTACACAGCTGTATCTGAATATACTAAACAGTAAAGTTAATTTGATCTGGGCCTTGGAAAACGCAGCGCGGACAAAGCAGATTTTTGAATTGTCAGCAAGTTTATCAGCAGCCGGCTTAAAACCGGGGGCGGATAGTTCTCTGGCGCTTTCATCGTATCAGCAGACACTTTCTGCTCAGGAGCAGTGGACGGCAAAGCTTGGATCGGATCTGACGGAGCTGACAGCGCTTGCGCAGAAAGCCGATACTGCGCAGGGGCTGGCTTATGGACCCTACTTAAATGCTGCGACTTTCAGAGATGACCAGATTCAGATTAGCGCGAATCACCCGTATTTGCAGGTGCTGGAAAGTACTGTCGAATATGGCCGGACCCAGGCAGCACTGGCGGGTCGCCGGGGACTTCCGACGGTTTCAGCAATCGGAGGACTTGCCCTTAGAGGCAGTGGCATTGGGCCAGATGGGCTCGTCGACAACCGCCTGGCGGCAGGCTATAACAATGGGGCTGCGAATTATCTGGTGGGTCTTGCCGTAACTTTTAATATTACAGATGCATTTAACAGCAGTCTTGAAAGTAAACGTATAGCGCAGAAAGTCAGGGCTGATCAGGCAAGTTACACCATCCAGAAACTGGATCTGGAAACAAATTTGAGCTCGGTAACCAAGCGTATCGCGGGGCAAAAGAAGCAGATTGTCAACGTTACGGCAGCGGTTAAAAATGCCAGGCTTGCTTACGATCTGTATATGTCAAGATACGAAAGCGGACTGATCAGCCTGACCGAATTATTACAGATACAGTCCATTTTACAGCTGGCCGAAAAAAACAATATTGATGCCCATCAGCAGTTGTGGGAACAGATCCTGGTGGAATCAGAAGCGACCGGCGATTTTTCCTATCTGCAAAACCAATTTAATTAG